Proteins from one Telopea speciosissima isolate NSW1024214 ecotype Mountain lineage chromosome 1, Tspe_v1, whole genome shotgun sequence genomic window:
- the LOC122658065 gene encoding tyrosine-protein phosphatase DSP1-like, with protein sequence MMMPEVEVEEVVEDGVLVPPSNFSTVERGIYRSGFPNESNFGFLETLNLQSIIYLCPEPYPEVNSQFIRSHDIKLFQFGIDGNKEPFVAIPKDVIKEALKVLLDVRNHPVLIHCNRGKHRTGTLVGCLRKLQNWCLPSVFKEYQQFAGVKARVSDMRFIEMFDVSSLRHGLYSIIYHYQGCNGVHNRHLVLQRRLLIKAVDNFTLN encoded by the exons ATGATGATGCCGGAGGTTGAAGTTGAGGAAGTGGTGGAAGATGGCGTTTTGGTTCCTCCCTCTAATTTCTCTACGGTTGAGAGAGGGATTTACAGATCTGGTTTCCCCAATGAATCCAATTTCGGTTTCCTCGAAACCCTAAATCTTCAATCAATCAT ATACTTATGTCCTGAACCCTATCCAGAAGTTAACTCTCAGTTTATTCGAAGTCATGATATCAAGCTTTTCCAGTTTGGGATTGATGGAAACAAG GAGCCTTTTGTGGCTATTCCCAAGGATGTCATCAAGGAGGCTCTGAAAGTCCTACTTG ATGTCCGAAATCATCCAGTTCTGATCCATTGCAATCGTGGAAAG CATCGAACAGGTACCCTAGTAGGTTGCTTGAGGAAATTGCAGAATTGGTGCTTGCCTTCTGTATTTAAGGAGTACCAACAGTTTGCCGGTGTCAAAGCAAGGGTATCTGATATGAGATTTATCGAGATGTTTGATGTTTCATCATTGAGACATGGTCTGTACAGCATCATCTACCATTACCAGGGTTGTAATGGGGTACACAATAGACACTTGGTTTTACAAAGAAGATTACTTATTAAAGCCGTAGATAACTTCACGTTGAATTGA